The Papaver somniferum cultivar HN1 chromosome 6, ASM357369v1, whole genome shotgun sequence genome segment ttactctcctctacgaataggcggcttcaccaatgGAAGCACAACTGAGATTGTTCTTGTTGTACGagaattagtttgctcgaaatgcaaactttgatatttatagaccaaagaagtttgcacaccaaggaatttccaaaaccgaaaatattctcaagatatgcaatatattccagattcggtttccataattcctggaaatgctttgtccaaaataatgaccgaaaaatatcttggaaaatctccaaactagcaaatgcacattactaatttttattttccaaaaataaaattaaaaaccttaaataaaagattctcaatttattttatttgatccgggattttcttcctttagatattaaggaataactttgaacaattaaagattagcgttactgcacatgttcaaagtatgtcgacatctttactttataagtcctccttcatacttacaatcttgaaaccaatttgtcacacttccaaacaagtttaaaattggttcatctgactttcaagaactatgtgattgatcaagaacactcaatcacaaatcatcggtttcacggttctaccaaaaaaagtttcgattctacctccatgtgagtactttgcatagtcacactagcttccaaaattcggttgactaggtactaggatcggttccccacatatatatggtatctaatttttacttgatgcacatgtccataggatcggttcccctttgcctaaaaacgtgttgcacatgtccataggatcggttcccctttctgctaaaaacttgtttcacctcatacaaggatcgattatcctttgtgataggtttcacctcttactaggatcggttcccctttacccagagtcggtcataccaataacactaaatcgatcataccatctcaggtgattacttaagatcggtttcactaataaaagtcataccaatacaaaagtcaggcctttgtgaatagttttaccaagaacataaacaagtcatgagtgcttatactaatcacacatattggtagttcaaaatatatgcaatgaataataataccaataatgcctggcgatttctctttcgaatcacaaaaaaagttcatgaatttacttccttaaaacaaatataaaacattatttcctaggatgaaatcttcaccttatacccatacataatcacagtagcattcaaaCGGTTATGTCGATGtcctatctacaaagtttaatggttaagcaataaacctcgcattgtattccttaatattatgtctaactagagtataatcattcatgtttcgcagttttgttttcagtatgcacgacttgaaagatatgttagggaatgaaacagttcatgtaaaatatcactaacctcaagtggaaggatgatgttgtcgttgtagctccttacttcttcacttcttcaagtcttcacaatacttgtaatgtctcatatcctaatacttttaagctaacctatacgaagttgactctagtacttaatcaagcgactctttaaatgaattttgattcactaaaatatgacaaccaaacttgacataccaacgcttggtgggttcaaccgagctatgctctaacagattgcttacaaaaaatttggtggtgtattttggtatcccCAGTGTTTCAGTTATGATTTTAACTTCTAAGCTCAATTCGTCGTCATCAAAGACTTCTTGATATATCGaaagggatgttattaaaaccaactttgtaatgggATCTATTAAGTATGTAACGGGTTTTACTGTGGTCTAATTAATGAAAGTATTACAACTTTTCAATCGTATTATGTATTCATGTTGAAACTCAAAATTTCTCAACTTACATATTCATTTACGAATGGGAAAATTGCCTTCTAGACATGTTAACCCAGCCGTAATACATAATCATCTGATTCTGGGAAAAATAACGACCAGAAGTTCTTCACTTCCTATCCGTTATTCATATTCATGGCTGAGAGTTTCTCAGTTTCCAACCTTTTTCGTTTTTTACGGCTGGCTCGACACATTATCCCAGCAGTAACTGGTAAAAACTCATATTTTGCACTTATCTTTAACGGATTTGAATCGATAAAATTGCTATTGGAAGTTGATTACAAGGTTTCCCCGAGTATCGTGAcgaagggtttcatcatttttcttcaaagtttttCAGAAAAACTTCACCAACATCATCCTTTTCCCTcttcaaaatccaaaaaaatcaagtttttatTTGCAAAAGATTAACCATTTGATAGTCTAATACATTCACTAATAGtgattagttagcttaatcattttaattagcactaatcaaattGAAGGTAAATTAGGTATTACAAAAAATATCAGGATAAAGGGGTATGcggattactatttcatgacgcTATACAGCCCCAAAAAAACCCAGCCATTTAAAGCCCCGATAATAGGATTCTAAGACAAAAGCCTAAACAAAAACACGACCTACAAATGAGAATTACTAAccttagttttattttttatttatttctttatgGGGTTAATATATTAATAAATAATCAGGTTATTTGGTTTTTAGTACTTAAGTTTTGTCCAATTAGTTTTTGGTACTTAGGTTTTTTCCAATATTAGCCTTtgatctaacatttgtccaacataGTGTTTAGTATTTGAAATTCACATTCACACATGCGTTGACTAAGTGATTGACGTTTATAAATTGCGTTCAATTAAATGTGGAATTGCTAATACATTTTTATCTTTAGTAACAATGACCGACCATGTCCTTAACCTATCATACATGTCGGTGATCCACTTTAGATCTCACTCATGTAAAAGATTAACGACTAAGATTGTGAAACTTGTTTCTTTTATTCGTTTATCACACTTAAAATTTACTGAACGAACCATCTACATCTCCTTCTACAAAAGAATCAAAACCATTACCGAGAGAAGCTTACGTTTAGTGGCAGCTTGTTTGTGTATCAAAAAATAGAAAAACCCAAAATCTCAAAACTATCTTCAtctattttttcttcttatttaaaTTCCATATCGACATCATCCTGATTTCAGAAAGCGTTTCCGTTGTCTGTTTTTCCTCTCTTCTCTGATTAAAAATCGATTAAATCATCAATAAAtgccataatcaattgaatttggATTCCTATTTATCGCCGGAACTTATTAATCGTCTTTTTTTTTATACCTAGGTTTTGATTTCATACTAATTTTATGTGATCTAATTTTGGGAATTTTGATTCGGTTAACTCCTGGAGAAATTTCAGGTTTGATTTCAGCTTAATTTGAGCTCTCGTTCGTATTTGATTTGTGGGTTTGAAGAAATTTTAAGGTTTTTCCTTTGTTCGATTTTGGTTTGGGAGATGAAATCAGAGTTATTTGGCTGAAGTATTACAGTACCCATGGTTGAAATTTTGGTAGTATTTTCTGGGTTTGTAATATGTTCCTTGATGGTGCCAGTTCAAAAGTTTCAAAAATTATTTGTGGTCTAAGGTGAATTAACAATCAGAGATGGGTTGTGATTTTAAGATGAGCTTTGGGTTTCTAATTCTGTAGCTAAGatctaattaaattttatttaattttttaataATTACTAAAGATAAGTCAATGTATTAAACGGTCAACGAGTGTCGACGTTAATTCCAAGTACCAAACTCAAAGTGGTACAAATGTTAGACCAAGTGCTAATGTTAGACAAATCCTAAGTACCAGAACCCAAATAATCCTAAATAATTAATATAGTACAATACATTAACAATCCCATTTTTATCTAAAATGTTAGATAGAATCATGCTCGACTTTTAAATTCATTGGTGCATGTGGGTTAACATGTATCGTTGATGTTTATTCCTTGCTTCTTCTGCCATAGAATTTGCTCTTGTATTATGATTTTTTCTTATGAAGCTAACTTGACTTGTGGAAGATTTTCTAGAGTAGAGTTAATTTCTTCGAGAGTATTTTCCGCTAGCCAAGATATGTCTGCTCCTCTGTTGTTGATTATATCCGCTAGAGTTATGCATTTTGTAACTAGAATAACACTAGATAAAATGTTTTCTTCTAACTATTTACTTTCCTTCAGTAAAGTTTTTGTTTCTGCATGAAAATCCAAAGAAGCACAATCTGATCCCCGCTGAAATATGCATAAATTCCACTTAATCTACTGAGTAGAGTATGAAAGCATATCCCATAGTAAATCTTCTTTCTTGAAAGAGGCATCGATAAATAATATTCAATCTGATTGAATAGAGGCCCATAATGGTTtaaattattttcttcttttgatgatTTATACCAGGTAATTTGTCCTTTGTATGGTTCAATTAAAGATACTTCTTTATTTGATCAATCAGGTTTGTTGGGTCCAGATTTTTTTTTAAGTGACCTAACATCTATGTTTCCGTATGAACTAAAGAATAGTTGTAATTTTTTCCGCAAATTGCGAGAACCTTGGGTCAGTTATCCATTTTTCTATCCATGCATGTGCTTATCGAATCTGTTACTATTTTGGGAATTAACCGCGTCTATAAAGCACCCAAACCATATGGATCTGGAAAAACGGTAAGACCTGAAAAGGTATTATTCTATTTTTTTGGTCTTGTAAGTTGCACATTGGACAATCTAAAGAAATCTCTGAAATATGAGTTGCAAGCTTGCTGGCAGTAGGGAGCACTTTCTGAAGCAAACAATCTAATCCTTGGAATTACTTGTAAGTTCCATAAATTTTTCCAAGGGAATTCCTTATTGTCTTCATCTTCAAAATTTTGGTTGATTAGAAAATTATAGATATTTTTTTTGACGAAAAAACTCCCAATGGGTGATGTTTCCATTTAACTTTATCCGAGTCTTTCCAATTATGCGATAATGCTAGAATTTTCTCTTTAGTTTCTGCTAAGAAGAGTTCATCTAGTTTCATATTGTCCCGATTTCCTACAAGAGTTATTCGTTCTTGTAAATTCCAAGGCAGTGATTTATCTTTATCTATCGGTTTGTGAATTATGTCTGCATTGGATGTTCAATTGTGTTCCGATATCTTTGTAGAATATCTATTTTTCACTTGCCAAATAAAACTACCCTTGGTAACGTCTACACCTTTCTTAATACTTGTTCATATCCAGGAAAGGTTGTAAGATCTAAAATATTCCAACGGGTGAGAATTGGGAAAATATTTTGCTTTAAGAAGTTTGGTCCGTAGTTGGTCTAGTTCTGAGATTGATCGGCCGGCCAGCTTTGTTAAGACAGCTATATAAAAATGGTGTGGGTTTTAATTCCCAAACTTCGTTGTGATCTAGGTTTACAGATTTTGATCCCCGTTTTTATATAACCTCCTTTTCGTTTTGAACCGTCTTTATTTCGcatatacaacatacaacattTTGTTCAATAGAAGCATGGGGAGACGTCTAATTTGGCCAGTGGGAATAACTCTCTCCACTTTCCAATTAGGTGTTAAAACTtacttttatttgatttttacacAGACTACTAGCCTACTATATATCAGactttagactggaatgtagtgTAGTTGAGACTAAATTCACTCTCCAAGTAATTTagctacagtcgtgctccttactaTTTTGAACCTCGTAAGGCTCTACGTAATTGATTCCCCTGgctgacatcctttacagcctaagagtttcttcatccAAACTGaactcttttgaaaccaatcTGGCTCTAACacataagcctatttgatttctctttagaTCGCTAGATCAagggttgtaaatatgttttcaatagaaaaagctagcaaacctcacaaatccggaacacttacactcagttcgATGAGAATcctggattattaaccacctctcaacaACAACCTTAAAACTAATCACTTAAGAATAgttttttcagatatctatcttgaggaatcacaaagtctgaaaaGAATAGAACTTTGCGATTTATATTTATCTCTTTTCTGAAAAAagattactaaaacctcgataacagaatgaacaagatcaagatacacgaactatcaagataaagataatcggacatggcttcatgaatccctaagtgGAGTTTTTAAGTCGtaacctaattatatttctcaaaggaaacctaggttcatagaggacgactctaacaAATATCTAGGACAcataaagtgtcagggattgaatttcctggTTTTTtgagtctctttatttatagattttcaagactgagggttgcttgaaattcaagctaagataacttgatattCAAGCAAATACTTCCTATGTTTGGATGAAACTCTTGTAAGGAGACCATGTAAGCATGTGTTAAATTTGTCTTGAAATAATGTAGAAGAATATACACCAAGGTATGGGTACCGGGACCGTATATAATGATAGTTCTCAGCAAATATACCAAAACCTAATAAATAACTGCCATGAAACTGATACAAAGTAATTTGAAGAAGTATACGAAAAATGCATCGATGGAAATATCAAAGAAAGGagatttaagaaaatcctgaacGAAAGAACACAAGAGAAAAGATTAATCACACAGTCCCTTTACTATCGCCTATGTCGCCTCTCTACCCTTATTGCCTCTTTCACCTCCcctataataataataagataacATCGGAGCATTTTAACCCCTCTATACTCTCCTATAGTAATAAGATAATATCAGAGCATTTTAACCCCTCTGTAAATATATGGACGAGGGTCGAGGGGTTTTCATTTTTAGatacctattttgaggcatactcaaattTTTTGAGACATACAAGGTAATAATAAAATAGATTCATTATGTGGTAAAATCAATAACCCCATATCCGTCATATTTTTATCACGACAATAGTGCCCTTATTCCATTAATATTAATGATAATAATTAGAATTTAATATTAATAATTAGTAGTTGATGTTAATCATTAGTGGTTAATGTCAATGATTATAATTATATAGTCttagtttcaatttttttttttttttgagaaatagTTAGGTTAGGGTTTGTTAAATAGAAGAATAAGAAATTAGGCTTTTGAGATTTGATGAACTAATAGATAATTAAGGTTTGTTAATACATAGGTAAACTTCTAAACTAGGTTTAAagtcctttttataagttgaatttgtcaaaaaattgaatttttacaaCCTAGATTTACTGaaagatgaacggttcggctggtAACTTGTCAGTCGAACCTTTGTTATCCAAAAATATACCTAAGTTCGGCTGAAAATTTATCAGCCTAACCTCTGAGTTATcatccgaacctaggtatattttaaaaaaacataggttcggctgacaagttatcagtcgaacttcactctgtaactgacgaatttaggttcggctgattcgaataAAAAACTGATCATCCGAACTAAGTGTATGTTTTGACAAAGTGAAGTTCATCTCTCATTTTCATGTTTAATTATAAGCCAAACTGTTCTtctgaaacataaaaaaaaaaaaacaaaaaaaaacaaagatatCGGACCCAACATAAGGATCCGTAGCTAAATCTCTTTGTGCAACGCTTCAAATGACTCATTTATACTTGTTGTTTTAATCAATGATCAAAAATTTATGAATCAACAATTAATCACCGACGAAAAGTAAAATCCAAACGGTTTCATTAATGATTAAATTAGGTTAggaatgaaaatgattttgaattttggttagtttaggtttatgtTTTAATTTTGGAGGAAGGGTATGTaagtaaataataaaataattaagggTAACTTAGTAATCTACCCACTACTacgacaccccttataaacccaccctagatagGAAAATAGttttgtatgcctcaaaacaggtttccatTTTTACTTCATAGTGACTGACCTAATTAAAATTTAAAGAATGCTTCCCAAATGATATTGGGTCCAAGTACCAAGCCCAGATATTGATAAGCTACCCAAACCCGGAAATAATTCGGAAACCCATTATCAGGGTGAAACCCCTGTTGCTGCTTCTTCTCTAGGTAAGCCAGAATCCCAAACTCCGACAGTGAAAAAAACATGGAAGGTTGCGCTGGTCTCCATGGACGAGCTACGATCCAATACCTAAAGAAAACAGCACTGGCTTCTAGAATCTGTACTTCTCTATACTTCCCTGAACAGGCTGGTGCTTCCTACGCCACTGCCGCCGTGAAaagcgaggaagaagaagaagaaaagagctgTAGTGGCAgaagtaataataataagaaaaagaaTGGTGGGAAATGGTTAACTTTGCCTCCTTTTACTTCAAATGCCAATGATGCAGCTTCAGTATCCAAAGAATTTTCAATATTTAATAGAAGAAGAATAGGGGAAGAAGCATCTGTATCTGACCCTAAATCAACTATGACTGCTTTAAAATGGGTTACTCGTTGTTGCCCACAAATCCCAAGAACTCTTATTCAAAAGCTCTTTCGGCTCAGACAGGTCTGTATAACccttttaatttttgattaatgCTCCCCAAATAAAGATATCAAATTCTTAACCTGGTGTGTGGTTTTGATAGGTTCGAAGAAAATCTGTGGACTCAACAAGTGCTGACAATTTGGGAGCTCAGGATCAAGAATCTCGGCTTAGAAGGGTAACCCTCTCATTTATCACAATGTATGACAATGGTTTAATTCTAAATAGCATGGTCAAGGAAATTTGGCTAGTAGTACTGTTGTACATCCCATTTATCTTATGACTGTGATATGTAGGTTGCAGCCAAAGATGCGATGAATTGGGGAGATACAATCCATCTTCCTGTCAGTGTTCATTCACCTGCTGAAAGAATAAATAGCAGAGATGGTCATCGGTTCACTCCAGACAAGCAAGAATGTAGAATTGATGACAAAGAACGATCCTACATTCGCAGCCTCGAGTTATTCAAGGTTCAAACTTTCACTCTTTATTTGGTTGCTAGTAGGACATGTAACATGTTATAATTGTTTGAGCATTTGAGTTTTGACATATGTGTTGTTCTTATATATATTCAGGATCCATCTATAATTGTTATTAACAAACCTCCAGGCCTGCCTGTTCAGGTAATATGACAGTACCCGATTGCTCGGCATACTTTCTTTCTGGTTTCTCTTTGGCTAGTGTCTCATGAATGGTGCTGGTCCTGGAACAGGGTGGCATTGGCATCAAGCAAAGTTTAGATGCGCTTGCTTCAACTTACTTGAGATATGACTACTCTGAACCCCCTCGACTGGTGAGTTCTCTCAAACCGACTAAAAGGGTTTCATCATCTTTAATGAAATTACGGCTGCATTGTCACGCGAGGAAAGGGAAATTGATAATGTGGCTGCTGCTGCACTTGTGTTCTTTTCCTGATTAGTTACTGTATACCATCTTCTTCAGTTGATGAACAAAGCTACAAGGTTGGCTTGGCACTTTTTGATGCTGATTCTTTTAGGATTGATGATATTTTATCAGGTACACCGATTGGATAGAGATAGTAGTGGTGTTCTAGTGTTGGGAAGGACACAAACAAGTGCTACCATCCTGCATTCTATCTTCCGTGAAAAAACCTTTGAAGCATCAGCTGATGTGAGTAAAATCTTCTCCGTTTCACATGTCTGTGCATATGGTTGTCGAAGCTCAAAACTACCAAGTGAGATATTCCAATATAGTCTTTGGGACACCATTACAGTGTAGTTCAAGCTGATTTTTTCGTCCTTTGTTAAGGCTACAGACAACAACAAAAGAATCTTGCAAAGGAAATACTGGGCACTTGTGATTGGAACTCCAAGACGTGCAAGTGGACTAATTTCTGCTCCACTGGGAAAGGTTAGTTTGATCTTGAGTTCTCGGCAAATACTTTTATCTGCTTAATATCATTAAAAATTTAACCCATATTTCACACATAGTAGTGTACTGTTCGTCTTTTGAAGAGTAGAACTCATCTAGTAACCTCTTTTCTCACATTTATAAATTGTTTTCATGTTTTTCGAATACTACAATCATGATATTGCATAGTCTTCCATTTCTCTTTCGTCTTTTCTATATTCATACCAATTTCTAATGTCACACTTTTCGCTCCTTCAAGTTGGTCCACGAGTTCTGATGTAGACTGTGAAGTCCTAACCTTGAACAGCAGAAAGACCTCTAAAAGTACTGCAATTAAGTTAGAGATATTTAATCTTCAATTTACTGCTTGAGCAATTTAATTTTTCTGCCACCTGTTTATTTTGATTCTGAATGACCCCATACCGTTGATTTTCTTCAGGTGATTATGGATAACGGGAAATCTGAAAGAATAATCGTTGATGATAACCGCAACATGGCGTCTCAGCATGCTATCACTGAGTATCGCCTCGTTCAATCTCCAATTCAAGGTTAGTGAAGAACATGGTATTATCTGTACGTATCACATCTGTTCACTGAGTATCGCCTAGTTCAATCTCAGCATGCTATTTTCCTCCCCTTGCTTTAGCATTTTTGTTTTAGTTATTGGCAACAGAATTAATTTTAAACTTACAATCAGAAGTATTGTACTATTTTGATAACTGTATTCTGTTTCCTGTATATTCTGTAGGTCTAACATGGATAGAATTGTCCCCGCTCACCGGTAGAAAGCACCAGGTTTGGCTCTCTTTTGGACCTGAATGTTGGGATCATGAAATGCATTTCAATTTCTTAATCCTTTCATTCTACTTTTTGGTAATGCAGCTTCGCGTTCACTGTGCCGAGGTCTTGGGGACACCAATAGTTGGAGATTACAAGTACGGTTGGCAAGCTCACAAGAATTGGAAAGGTCTTCCTTGGACCAACCCAACGGAGAGATCTTCTGAGAAGCTTCCCAAGATGCCTTCGTTCGTTCTTGATTCAAAGAGGGGAAGCATCTCAGAGAAGGAACCTCATTTACACCTTCACTGCAGGCAGATGATTTTTCCGGATGTGCATATGGCTCTGCAACATGTTCACTCGGATTCTGATCTTGATCTGTCGAATCTGGAGAGCCTCGATTTTGTTGCTCCTTTGCCTGCACACATGCAAAGAAGCTGGGACATCTTGAACTCATAGGGCCAATACTGGGCTTGGGCTTGTAAGTATACttatgaaataagagtttagtGTAGATTCATTATTGCAAAAGTTTGCCGCAGAATTTCGAACTGAATATAGTATAAAATTATCATTTGAAAACATTGCATCCAGATTACGGTTCCCAGTTAAAAATAACACCCTCTAAGCCACGTGCTTGAAAATGTCATTCTGGGAACACCACAACAGGTATGTACCTTTTATGTCGATGGATTCTATTCTCAGAGGTTTTGGATTTACTGGTAAAAATATGAGAATTTAGGTTGCGTAAATTACCATCAGCCAGATATTTTTGACCCTGCCTTTAAACTGACAATGCGACCTGGCCATTATCAAAGAAACAAGATTATCTTTGGAAGATAAGTATTGTTTGACAACTTAAGTTACAACATTTTGAAGAAATAATCTCATATGAAAACATAAATCACCGTGTTTGGTGATGATTGGGCAGATGATAGCTTCTGGCAGGACAAATGTAGAATCTGTTGAAAAGTAGGATATTATTTTCATTGTTATTCTCCTGTCCAATCCAGATACGCTTTAGAAATAAGTtcctgttttcttttctttttttgagaaatgGTCTTTGCTTTCTTTATTTTCAGTTTGGCATGTGATAAGCATCTTAAGCTCTTGTCATTTTCTGTGGAGCATTTTTTTTAATGATAGAAATTTTCTATGTAGcatcaccaatttttttttttttaagaatcaaAGATGAATAAACAAAATTCGTAGATTGGACACCGTGAGACTCTTAAGCAGTTGATTTTCTATACCCCTGTACCTCGTGACCAAGGAAAAAAAATGCCTTTCTAGAACAAGACTGAAAAACCTCAGGAAGAACCACTGTATACTTTCTACTCCTTAGCTCTGTAGCAAGATCTACCTTTTGCTCTTGGTCATCTTTCAACTGATCAAAGTAATTCTTAAAAATATGCTGTCATTGTTGCATACTGTCTGCAGAGCTTCTGTACTTAACCCTTTCACTATTTCCTTAACTTTTTTACACCCCTGTAAGCTGTAGCTCATTCTTGGTTGATTGGGGTTTGGTACTGACAACTAGCAAATGTATGTTTGATAAAAAGAACCGAATCTTCTTGGTTTGGTTGAGGTTTGGTACCTGACAACTACACACTTGTTTGCATAAAAATAGTGAGATATAGATTAGAGTAAACGATAAATAAGACTGGTTGTGTTTGGTTGAGAATATGTACAAACTTACCCATTTTGCTAAtcaagaaaagaaacaaaaatttatcAATTTTAAAGGATTTAGGCCATccatttggattgtgaaataaGTGACCTTCAAGTAGACTCTTAACTTGTTGT includes the following:
- the LOC113286132 gene encoding RNA pseudouridine synthase 4, mitochondrial-like, with product MEGCAGLHGRATIQYLKKTALASRICTSLYFPEQAGASYATAAVKSEEEEEEKSCSGRSNNNKKKNGGKWLTLPPFTSNANDAASVSKEFSIFNRRRIGEEASVSDPKSTMTALKWVTRCCPQIPRTLIQKLFRLRQVRRKSVDSTSADNLGAQDQESRLRRVAAKDAMNWGDTIHLPVSVHSPAERINSRDGHRFTPDKQECRIDDKERSYIRSLELFKDPSIIVINKPPGLPVQGGIGIKQSLDALASTYLRYDYSEPPRLVHRLDRDSSGVLVLGRTQTSATILHSIFREKTFEASADATDNNKRILQRKYWALVIGTPRRASGLISAPLGKVIMDNGKSERIIVDDNRNMASQHAITEYRLVQSPIQGLTWIELSPLTGRKHQLRVHCAEVLGTPIVGDYKYGWQAHKNWKGLPWTNPTERSSEKLPKMPSFVLDSKRGSISEKEPHLHLHCRQMIFPDVHMALQHVHSDSDLDLSNLESLDFVAPLPAHMQRSWDILNS